In Pseudomonas putida, a genomic segment contains:
- a CDS encoding aldo/keto reductase translates to MRYVKLADTQVPAIGQGTWYMGEDPGRKAAEVKALQQGVDQGLTLIDTAEMYAEGGAEVVVGQAIAGRRDQVFLVSKVYPHNASRRGVPAACERSLVRLGTDCIDLYLLHWRGQYPLEETVEAFERLREQGKIRHWGVSNFDTDDLRELHHPACATNQVLYNPAQRGIEFDLLPWSRNHALPTMAYCPLAQAGQLLHHPALAEIGERHGATPAQVSLAWVTRDKDVIAIPKAVSPEHVRLNAAAAALTLTCEDLRAIDRAFPAPTRKQRLAMV, encoded by the coding sequence ATGCGCTACGTGAAACTGGCAGATACCCAGGTTCCGGCCATCGGCCAGGGAACCTGGTACATGGGCGAAGACCCTGGCCGCAAGGCCGCCGAGGTCAAGGCCCTGCAACAGGGTGTCGATCAGGGCCTGACCCTGATCGACACTGCCGAGATGTACGCCGAGGGCGGTGCCGAAGTGGTGGTCGGCCAAGCAATCGCCGGGCGCCGCGACCAAGTGTTCCTGGTCAGCAAGGTCTACCCGCACAACGCCAGCCGGCGCGGTGTGCCTGCCGCATGCGAACGCAGCCTCGTGCGCCTGGGCACGGACTGCATCGACCTGTACCTGCTGCACTGGCGGGGCCAGTACCCGCTGGAGGAAACCGTCGAAGCCTTCGAACGCCTGCGCGAGCAAGGCAAGATCCGCCATTGGGGTGTGTCCAACTTCGATACCGATGACCTGCGCGAACTGCATCACCCGGCGTGCGCCACCAACCAGGTGCTATACAACCCGGCGCAGCGCGGTATCGAATTCGACCTGCTGCCGTGGAGCCGCAACCATGCCTTGCCGACCATGGCCTACTGCCCGCTGGCCCAGGCGGGCCAGTTGCTGCACCATCCGGCGCTGGCCGAGATCGGCGAGCGCCATGGCGCCACCCCGGCGCAGGTGAGCCTGGCCTGGGTGACCCGTGACAAGGATGTGATCGCCATCCCCAAGGCGGTCTCGCCCGAACACGTGCGCCTGAATGCGGCGGCCGCCGCCTTGACCTTGACCTGCGAGGATCTGCGCGCCATCGACCGGGCG